The Dunckerocampus dactyliophorus isolate RoL2022-P2 chromosome 1, RoL_Ddac_1.1, whole genome shotgun sequence genome has a segment encoding these proteins:
- the dnajc22 gene encoding dnaJ homolog subfamily C member 22 isoform X2, translated as MVKSVMVAYALWAGGGLFGLHHLYLRRDSHALLWMLTLGGFGIGWFREIIRIPAYVDEANQDAENERRPSTMVPPPVSPVRFAGQVCVGIYFGTVALIGLSSLSFFYLIVLPLCVGAGVHLVSTVGQQTSDLSQTLIATLITSPIFYGSTLSPLPISLAASVTAAQHRRYKRPQAGTQELGPRLYRLGLAWLAFSAPLAYCVFSNTTATLYYLSDCVAALLDIFWFLPWLRSVVEYIFLMPYRIMCVFTGGGYYDEAWKKMLEILLKDYTEREKEALEGMLEPIPADFGREAGYTPK; from the exons ATGGTAAAAAGTGTTATGGTAGCCTATGCCCTCTGGGCAGGAGGTGGGCTTTTTGGCCTTCACCATTTATATTTAAGAAGAGACAGCCATGCTCTGTTATGGATGCTAACGCTGGGAGGGTTTGGCATCGGTTGGTTCCGAGAGATTATACGTATTCCTGCGTATGTTGATGAAGCCAATCAAGATGCAGAAAATGAGAGAAGACCTTCTACCATGGTCCCTCCACCAGTAAGTCCAGTTAGATTCGCTGGCCAGGTGTGTGTTGGGATCTATTTCGGCACAGTGGCTCTGATTGGACTGAGCTCCCTCAGTTTCTTCTACTTGATTGTTCTCCCTCTATGTGTGGGTGCAGGGGTGCATCTGGTGTCCACTGTTGGCCAACAGACCTCTGATCTCTCACAAACACTCATAGCTACTCTGATAACCTCCCCGATATTCTATGGCAGCACTTTATCCCCCCTTCCTATTAGCCTGGCAGCCAGTGTCACTGCTGCACAAcatcgcaggtacaagcggccccAGGCAGGAACACAGGAACTTG GTCCAAGGCTTTACAGGTTGGGTCTTGCTTGGCTGGCCTTCTCTGCACCATTAGCGTATTGTGTTTTCAGTAATACCACAGCCACATTGTACTACCTGTCGGACTGTGTGGCAGCACTGCTGGATATTTTCTGGTTTCTTCCTTGGCTTAGAAGTGTGGTGGAGTACATTTTCTTAATGCCATATCGCATCATGTGCGTCTTTACTGGAGGGGGGTACTATGACGAGGCCTGGAAGAAGATGCTAGAAATACTGCTTAAAGACTACACTGAGCGGGAAAAAGAGGCCCTGGAG ggtatgctggagcctatcccagctgactttgggcgagaggcggggtacacaccgAAAtga